A single region of the Garra rufa chromosome 20, GarRuf1.0, whole genome shotgun sequence genome encodes:
- the notum1b gene encoding inactive palmitoleoyl-protein carboxylesterase notum1b, producing MFWVSKQEEPLNTSYAFYERREELQNLELLGIVPVIPLMSPASVPRAQGPRVSCRAAVGAEGPRCMSVTAWHPFEEPWNEFLPIGCDSRHKELLLASLSVRLTPTQQTGLLYYIKESRGSRRWLMFLEGGWYCFSKHTCDSRYETMRRLMSSSKWPPTRTGTGILSSQPEENPHWWNANTVFVPYCSSDVWSGSAAKTDQNDYAFMGSQIIQEVIKELVTKGLDAAKVLLLAGSSAGGTGVLLNVDRVSEQLKDLGVGSVQVRGLVDSGWFLDNKQYRSTDCIDTISCAPTEAIKRGVRYWNSVVPERCGRTYNGEDWNCFFGYKVQPTLKRPVFVVQWLFDEAQLTVDNVHLTGQPVQEGQWRYIQNLGGELRNTLKNVPAMFAPACLSHEIITRSYWMDIHVKGTSLPRALQCWDRSLRQHSNGSSVQAPPRGCPLHLIDSCPWPHCNPTCPTIRDQLTGQEMSVIQFLTHLGFDVQRMAQQQGMEPNKLLGMLSNGT from the exons ATGTTCTGGGTGTCGAAGCAGGAAGAGCCGCTAAACACATCCTATGCTTTCTATGAACGGCGCGAGGAGCT ACAGAACCTGGAGCTCCTCGGGATCGTTCCAGTCATTCCTCTGATGTCTCCGGCCTCCGTGCCTCGGGCTCAGGGGCCGCGCGTTTCGTGTCGCGCCGCTGTTGGCGCGGAGGGCCC GAGGTGTATGTCAGTGACAGCCTGGCATCCCTTTGAAGAGCCGTGGAATGAATTCCTCCCGATCGGGTGTGACTCCCGTCACAAGGAGCTTCTGCTCGCGTCTTTGTCTGTGCGCTTGACACCGACTCAACAGACTGGATTACT CTACTACATAAAGGAGTCCCGAGGCAGCCGGCGATGGCTGATGTTTCTGGAGG GTGGCTGGTACTGCTTCAGCAAACACACCTGTGACAGCAGATACGAGACCATGAGGAGACTCATGAGCTCCAGCAAGTGGCCTCCCACCAGGACAG gaacAGGGATCCTGTCGTCTCAACCCGAGGAGAATCCACACTGGTGGAACGCAAACACAGT gttTGTGCCGTACTGCTCCAGTGACGTTTGGAGCGGCTCTGCAGCGAAGACTGACCaga ATGATTATGCGTTCATGGGGTCTCAGATCATTCAGGAGGTCATCAAGGAGCTGGTGACTAAAGGACTGGACGCTGCTAAAGTGCTGCTGCTGGCCGGGAGCAG TGCCGGTGGTACCGGCGTCCTGCTGAACGTGGACCGTGTGTCGGAGCAGCTGAAGGATCTGGGTGTGGGTTCGGTTCAGGTTCGGGGTCTGGTGGACTCGGGCTGGTTTCTGGATAACAAACAGTACCGCAGCACCGACTGCATCGACACCATCAGCTGCGCTCCGACCGAAGCCATCAAGAGAGGAGTGCG GTATTGGAACAGCGTGGTTCCGGAGCGCTGCGGTCGGACGTATAACGGCGAGGACTGGAACTGTTTCTTTGGCTATAAGGTTCAGCCCACACTCAAGA GGCCGGTGTTTGTGGTTCAGTGGTTGTTCGATGAGGCTCAGCTGACGGTGGATAATGTCCATCTGACGGGTCAGCCGGTGCAGGAGGGCCAGTGGAGATACATCCAGAATCTGGGCGGCGAACTCAGAAACACCCTCAAAAACGTCCC GGCCATGTTTGCTCCCGCCTGTTTGTCTCATGAGATCATCACAAGAAG TTACTGGATGGACATCCACGTCAAAGGCACCTCACTCCCTCGAGCGCTGCAGTGCTGGGACCGTAGTCTCCGTCAGCACTCCAACGGCAGCAGCGTTCAGGCTCCGCCCCGGGGCTGTCCTCTTCACTTGATTGACAGCTGCCCGTGGCCCCACTGCAACCCCACGTGTCCCACCATCAGAGACCAGCTGACGGGGCAGGAGATGAGCGTCATCCAGTTCCTCACGCACCTGGGCTTCGACGTGCAGCGCATGGCACAGCAGCAGGGCATGGAGCCCAACAAACTACTGGGCATGCTCAGTAACGGCACCTGA